Proteins encoded together in one Felis catus isolate Fca126 chromosome B3, F.catus_Fca126_mat1.0, whole genome shotgun sequence window:
- the ADSS1 gene encoding adenylosuccinate synthetase isozyme 1 isoform X2, with product MFPTLEVDVEGQLKRLKGFAERIRPMVRDGVYFMYEALHGTPKKILVEGANAALLDIDFGTYPFVTSSNCTVGGVCTGLGIPPQNIGEVYGVVKAYTTRVGIGAFPTEQINEIGDLLQSRGHEWGVTTGRKRRCGWLDLMILRYAHMVNGFTALALTKLDILDALDEVKVGVSYKLNGKRIPYFPANQEILQKVEVEYETLPGWKADTTGARKWEDLPPQAQNYIRFVENHVGVAVKWVGVGKSRDSMIQLF from the exons ATGTTCCCCACCCTGGAAGTGGATGTTGAAGGTCAACTCAAAAGGCTCAAG GGCTTTGCTGAGCGGATCCGACCCATGGTCCGAGACGGCGTCTACTTTATGTACGAGGCACTCCACGGCACCCCCAAAAAGATCCTCGTGGAAGGTGCCAACGCAGCCCTCCTTGACATTGATTTCG GGACCTACCCTTTTGTGACATCATCCAACTGCACCGTGGGCGGCGTGTGCACGGGCCTGGGCATCCCGCCACAGAACATAGGCGAGGTCTATGGCGTGGTGAAGGCCTACACTACACGCGTGGGCATCGGCGCCTTCCCCACCGAGCAGATCAAC GAAATCGGGGACCTGCTACAGAGCCGTGGCCACGAGTGGGGGGTGACCACGGGCAGGAAGAGGCGCTGTGGCTGGCTGGACCTGATGATTCTGCGATATGCGCACATGGTCAACGGCTTTACCGC GCTGGCCTTAACAAAGCTGGACATCCTGGATGCCCTGGACGAGGTCAAAGTCGGTGTCTCGTACAAGCTGAACGGGAAGAGGATCCCCTATTTCCCAG CTAACCAGGAGATACTGCAGAAGGTCGAGGTCGAATACGAAACACTGCCTGGGTGGAAGGCGGACACCACGGGCGCCAGGAAGTGGGAGGACCTCCCCCCGCAGGCCCAGAACTACATCCGGTTCGTGGAGAATCACGTCGGAGTGGCAG TGAAATGGGTTGGTGTCGGCAAATCAAGAGATTCCATGATCCAGCTGTTTTAG